A region from the Melioribacteraceae bacterium 4301-Me genome encodes:
- a CDS encoding DUF4837 family protein: MKIKLLEAHTFTFLLIVALTLLLFSACNEKKPAVGSEDDIYVIADSSEYYDLEGSLLTVFSKVIYTPQPEILFNLKRKNLSELDNLKVFKNIIIIAPLNSNSQTSKYINSILDPKVKQLVNEDSVTVINKYNLWADGQLVMFLTAPTLEKLNQSILKQSENLLHYFQKESDDRLFKSLYNPRYEKKDIEAKFLKDYGWMIYVQADYLLALNVPNDHFVWLRRAPGSDMERWIFIYWKDNASPEDLNRDSVYAIRNRLTKKFYRTSDNKSYVEISDDYITTKEVNFLGRYALMTQGLWRMDDKSMGGPFVNYVFYDTKTKRIYMLDGSIYAPKYYKKSLIQQVDVILRSFMTESELSKDKKQDILSYYPKQNEKQ; encoded by the coding sequence ATGAAAATAAAATTACTAGAAGCTCACACTTTCACTTTTCTTTTGATAGTTGCACTAACTCTCCTTTTATTTTCTGCATGCAACGAAAAAAAGCCTGCCGTTGGAAGCGAAGATGATATTTACGTGATTGCTGATTCATCAGAATATTATGACCTTGAAGGTTCATTGCTGACTGTATTTAGCAAGGTGATTTATACTCCACAACCTGAAATATTGTTCAATTTGAAAAGAAAAAATTTATCTGAACTTGACAACCTGAAAGTTTTTAAAAACATAATAATAATTGCTCCTCTAAATTCTAACTCCCAAACTTCTAAGTACATTAATTCGATCTTAGATCCAAAGGTTAAACAACTTGTTAATGAAGATTCAGTCACTGTTATAAATAAATATAACTTATGGGCTGACGGCCAGTTAGTTATGTTCTTAACAGCTCCTACATTAGAAAAATTAAATCAGAGTATTTTAAAGCAAAGCGAAAATTTACTCCACTATTTCCAAAAAGAATCTGATGATCGACTTTTTAAAAGTTTATACAACCCCAGATACGAAAAGAAAGACATTGAAGCAAAATTTCTTAAAGATTATGGCTGGATGATATACGTACAAGCTGACTATTTGTTGGCATTAAATGTTCCTAACGACCATTTTGTCTGGTTGCGCAGAGCACCGGGTTCAGATATGGAAAGATGGATTTTTATTTACTGGAAAGATAATGCATCGCCAGAAGACCTTAATCGAGATTCAGTTTACGCTATACGTAATCGATTGACAAAAAAATTCTACCGAACAAGCGATAATAAAAGCTATGTAGAAATTTCAGACGATTACATAACTACAAAAGAAGTAAATTTTCTTGGCAGATATGCTCTTATGACTCAAGGTCTGTGGAGAATGGATGATAAAAGTATGGGGGGACCTTTTGTCAATTATGTTTTTTATGATACTAAGACTAAAAGAATATATATGCTTGACGGTTCAATTTATGCACCTAAGTATTACAAAAAATCTCTAATTCAACAGGTAGATGTTATACTTCGTTCTTTTATGACAGAAAGTGAATTAAGCAAAGACAAAAAACAAGATATTTTAAGCTATTACCCTAAACAAAATGAAAAACAATAA
- the secA gene encoding preprotein translocase subunit SecA yields the protein MFEKVVKKIFGDKNTRALKELYPIVDKINEIYETLKDLTDDELRQKTVEFKNRINSETQELRTQIEQLKAKLKEDTLAESKHEIYDKIEELESQLDEKYNKILDEILPEAFAVVKDTCRRLVGKTWEVAGNKITWDMIPYDVQLIGGIVLHQGKIAEMATGEGKTLVAALPIYLNALTGRGVHLVTVNDYLAKRDSEWMGEIYKFHGLTVGCILNTMDSQERIKQYNCDITYGTNNEFGFDYLRDNMAISKENCVQRGHNYAIVDEVDSVLIDEARTPLIISGPVEVAEHKFDEMKPKVERLFRKQANLVANIVNEAEALLNSGNSKDRELAGIYLFRAHRGHPKNKKLLKLLSEAENKKLMQQTELEFLKENAKRMPEIDEELYYAIEEKNNQIDITEKGREELALGTPEGKEFFVLPDLGLEISKIENDESLTPEEKIKKKDELYHIYSERSDRIHTINQLLKAYTLFEKDVEYVVTEDGKIAIVDEFTGRILPGRRYSDGLHQAIEAKESVKVERDTQTLATITLQNYFRLYKKLAGMTGTAETEESEFYEIYKLEVVVIPTNKPVARIDEDDAIYRTKREKYNAIIEKIKELREQRRPVLVGTTSVEVSETLSRMLKRQGIPHNVLNAKQHQREAEIIAYAGQPGAVTIATNMAGRGTDIKLGAGVKEKGGLYILGTERHESRRIDRQLRGRAGRQGDPGTSKFFISLEDDLMRLFGSDRITSVMGRMGMQEGEAIQHPLITKSVERAQKKVEENNFAIRKRLLEFDNVMNQQREVIYSRRRQALEGERLKDEILDYLDEYITDLVDKYYDDGNIEAIHNEILQHLLVDFRIEPQVFQDIGKDGVKEKIMHAAIDFYERKEEMLGHELMARLERYAVLSVIDEKWKEHLREMDDLKEGIGLRAYGQKDPLLEYKAESFKLFVNLLEQIRNEVISFVFKFFPQMPDEVQTRRRAQAQRISAIKDNVTNMGLHLQPSDGEAVRRGKPQPVRVEAKVGRNDPCPCGSGKKYKNCHGKLS from the coding sequence ATGTTTGAAAAAGTAGTAAAAAAGATTTTTGGTGATAAAAATACGCGTGCTCTTAAAGAATTATATCCTATCGTTGATAAAATAAATGAAATTTATGAGACTCTTAAAGACCTCACGGATGATGAACTTAGACAAAAAACTGTTGAATTTAAAAATCGAATAAATTCTGAAACACAAGAACTTAGAACACAAATTGAGCAACTGAAAGCCAAGTTAAAAGAAGATACTTTAGCAGAAAGTAAGCATGAGATATACGATAAGATAGAAGAACTTGAGTCTCAATTAGATGAAAAGTATAATAAAATATTAGATGAAATACTCCCGGAAGCATTTGCAGTTGTGAAAGATACTTGTCGTAGACTCGTTGGCAAAACTTGGGAAGTTGCTGGAAACAAAATTACATGGGATATGATTCCTTACGATGTCCAATTGATAGGCGGAATAGTTCTTCATCAAGGCAAAATTGCAGAGATGGCTACCGGCGAAGGTAAAACTCTTGTCGCTGCCCTTCCTATTTATTTGAATGCTTTAACGGGAAGAGGTGTGCATTTAGTGACTGTCAACGACTACCTTGCCAAAAGAGATTCTGAATGGATGGGAGAAATTTATAAATTTCATGGACTTACCGTAGGCTGTATATTAAATACAATGGACAGTCAAGAGCGCATAAAACAATACAATTGCGATATTACTTACGGCACTAACAACGAGTTTGGGTTTGACTATTTACGCGATAATATGGCAATCTCAAAAGAAAATTGTGTTCAAAGAGGGCACAATTATGCAATTGTTGATGAAGTCGACTCAGTATTAATTGATGAAGCACGAACTCCGCTTATTATTTCTGGACCAGTTGAAGTAGCTGAACATAAATTCGACGAAATGAAACCTAAAGTTGAAAGACTTTTTAGAAAACAAGCTAATCTTGTAGCTAACATTGTCAACGAGGCTGAAGCACTACTGAATTCAGGCAATAGTAAAGACAGAGAATTAGCAGGCATTTATCTTTTTAGAGCACACAGAGGACATCCTAAAAATAAAAAATTGCTAAAATTGCTTAGCGAAGCTGAGAATAAAAAATTAATGCAGCAGACAGAGTTGGAATTCCTTAAAGAAAATGCTAAACGAATGCCTGAAATCGATGAGGAGCTCTATTATGCAATTGAAGAAAAAAATAATCAAATCGATATAACCGAAAAAGGAAGAGAAGAACTTGCCTTAGGAACACCCGAAGGTAAGGAATTTTTTGTACTGCCAGACCTTGGCTTAGAAATTAGTAAAATCGAAAATGATGAATCTCTCACACCCGAAGAAAAAATTAAAAAGAAAGATGAACTTTACCACATTTATAGTGAAAGATCAGATAGGATTCACACAATAAATCAATTATTGAAAGCCTACACATTATTTGAAAAAGATGTAGAATATGTAGTAACAGAAGATGGCAAAATTGCAATAGTAGATGAATTCACTGGACGTATTCTGCCCGGAAGAAGATACTCAGATGGACTTCATCAGGCTATTGAGGCTAAGGAATCAGTTAAAGTAGAAAGGGATACTCAAACATTAGCTACAATAACACTGCAAAATTATTTTCGGCTTTATAAAAAACTGGCAGGAATGACTGGCACAGCAGAAACTGAAGAGTCAGAATTTTATGAAATATATAAATTAGAAGTTGTTGTAATACCGACCAATAAACCAGTAGCAAGAATTGACGAAGACGATGCAATTTACCGAACTAAAAGAGAAAAGTACAACGCAATAATAGAAAAGATTAAAGAATTAAGAGAGCAAAGAAGACCAGTTTTAGTTGGTACTACAAGTGTAGAAGTTTCTGAAACATTAAGCAGAATGCTCAAAAGGCAGGGAATACCACATAACGTGCTTAATGCTAAACAGCATCAGAGAGAAGCAGAAATAATTGCATATGCAGGTCAACCAGGAGCAGTAACAATAGCAACCAACATGGCTGGCAGAGGTACCGATATTAAACTTGGTGCAGGTGTAAAAGAAAAAGGTGGTTTGTATATACTCGGTACAGAACGCCACGAATCGCGACGAATCGATAGACAATTAAGAGGTCGTGCTGGCCGCCAAGGTGACCCAGGCACATCTAAGTTTTTTATTTCCCTCGAAGATGACCTGATGAGATTATTTGGAAGCGATCGCATAACTAGTGTAATGGGTAGAATGGGAATGCAAGAGGGGGAGGCGATTCAGCATCCGCTTATTACTAAATCTGTAGAAAGAGCCCAAAAAAAGGTTGAAGAAAACAACTTCGCCATTAGAAAAAGATTGCTTGAATTTGATAATGTAATGAACCAACAAAGAGAAGTGATTTACTCAAGAAGAAGGCAAGCCCTTGAAGGCGAAAGATTAAAAGACGAGATTCTCGATTACCTTGATGAGTATATTACAGATTTAGTTGACAAGTATTATGATGATGGCAATATTGAAGCTATCCATAATGAAATTCTTCAACACCTATTAGTCGATTTTCGAATTGAGCCTCAAGTTTTTCAGGATATTGGGAAAGACGGCGTAAAAGAGAAAATAATGCACGCTGCGATAGATTTTTATGAGAGAAAAGAGGAAATGTTAGGCCATGAATTAATGGCGCGTCTCGAAAGATATGCCGTTTTAAGCGTTATAGATGAAAAATGGAAAGAACACCTAAGAGAAATGGATGACCTCAAAGAAGGAATAGGACTAAGAGCATATGGACAAAAGGACCCACTCCTTGAATATAAAGCAGAATCATTTAAATTGTTTGTAAACTTACTTGAACAAATCCGAAATGAAGTTATTTCCTTTGTCTTTAAATTCTTTCCTCAAATGCCAGATGAAGTTCAAACAAGAAGACGAGCTCAAGCTCAACGCATCAGTGCCATTAAAGATAACGTTACTAATATGGGATTACATTTGCAGCCAAGTGATGGTGAAGCAGTTCGTAGAGGTAAACCTCAACCAGTCCGCGTGGAAGCAAAAGTAGGAAGAAACGACCCATGTCCATGTGGAAGTGGTAAAAAATATAAAAACTGTCATGGAAAACTTTCCTAA
- a CDS encoding diacylglycerol/polyprenol kinase family protein yields MRKIPAIDNGHIDYKSEILRKAIHLCSLSIPIVYYFISKQLALSILVPLAFLSLIIDLARYFNSAFSEFFYKVFGFMLRKHEKDNTKKNLNGATYVLISAVLVILLFPKPLAITAFAVLIIGDLSAALVGRRFGRTKFLSKSLEGTAAFFFFSSIVILFTPKINGSPLEYLIGFIAVAIGAIVENISFGWADDNLTIPISVAISMWILYTILFPNLPLVLLNVPN; encoded by the coding sequence ATGCGAAAGATACCAGCAATTGATAATGGCCATATTGACTATAAAAGTGAGATTTTAAGAAAAGCTATTCATCTTTGTTCGTTGTCTATTCCAATTGTTTATTATTTCATTAGTAAACAATTAGCACTCAGCATTTTGGTTCCCCTTGCATTTCTATCTTTAATCATAGACCTTGCCCGATATTTTAACAGCGCCTTTAGCGAATTTTTTTATAAGGTCTTTGGATTCATGCTGCGTAAACATGAAAAGGATAATACTAAAAAGAACTTAAATGGCGCTACTTACGTGCTTATCTCAGCTGTTCTTGTAATTTTACTTTTCCCAAAACCTTTAGCAATTACTGCTTTCGCTGTACTAATTATTGGTGATTTGTCCGCTGCTTTAGTTGGTAGAAGATTCGGACGTACTAAATTTCTTAGTAAAAGTCTTGAGGGTACAGCTGCTTTTTTCTTTTTTTCCAGTATTGTTATCTTATTTACTCCAAAAATCAATGGGAGTCCCTTAGAATATCTAATTGGTTTTATTGCTGTAGCAATAGGCGCCATTGTCGAAAATATAAGCTTTGGCTGGGCAGACGATAATTTAACTATCCCGATTAGCGTCGCAATTTCAATGTGGATTTTATACACAATTCTTTTTCCTAATTTACCCTTAGTACTTTTAAACGTGCCAAACTAA